TAAGTAGTGGAGGACAATATGCATGGAGAAAAAATGGAGAGTACCATTTATTTAATCCAGATACTATATATAGACTTCAAGCTTCCGCTAGAACTGGCAATTACAAAATATTTAAAGAGTATTCTGATATCATAAATAATCAGGATAAAAATCTTTGTACTATAAGAGGCTTATTTAAATTTAAGAACCTTAAGCCTATACCATTAGATGAGGTAGAACCTGTAAGTGAAATATTAAAAAGATTTTCATCAGGGGCAATGTCTTTTGGTTCCATAAGTAAAGAAGCCCATGAAACTATAGCCATAGCTATGAATAGAATAGGCGGAAAAAGCAACAGTGGAGAAGGTGGGGAAGACAACGAAAGGTATAAGGCGGACGCTAATGGAGATTTAAGAAGAAGTGCTATAAAGCAAATAGCTTCTGCTAGATTTGGAGTAACTGCGGAATATTTAGTAAACGCTGATGAGCTTCAAATAAAAATGGCACAAGGAGCAAAACCAGGTGAAGGTGGTCAGCTTCCAGGAAGAAAGGTAGACGTAAATATAGCAAAAGTAAGACATTCTACGCCAGGAATCGATCTTATTTCACCACCACCACACCATGATATATACTCAATTGAAGATTTAGCTCAACTTATATTTGATTTGAAATGTGTAAATCCTTCATCTAGAATAAGTGTTAAGCTTGTTTCTGAGGTTGGCGTTGGAACTGTAGCAGCAGGTGTTGCAAAGGCACATGCAGATTCAATACTTATAAGTGGACATGATGGGGGTACTGGAGCATCACCAGTATCATCAATAAAGCATGCAGGAATTCCATGGGAGCTTGGATTATCTGAAGCTCAACAGGTATTACTTTTAAATAACTTAAGAAGTAGAGTAGTGCTTCAAACAGATGGACAATTAAAAACAGGTAGAGATGTTGTAATAGCAGCACTTCTTGGAGCAGAGGAATTTGTATTTGCATCAACAATACTTGTATCTTTAGGCTGTGTTATGCTTAGAAATTGCCATTTAAATACTTGTGAAATGGGAATTGCAACTCAAGATCCTGAGCTTAGAAAGAGATTTAAAGGAAAACCAGAATATGTTATAAACTTCCTTACATTTATTGCTCAGGAAGTAAGAGAATATATGGCACAGCTTGGATTTAGAACGATAAATGAAATGGTTGGAAGAGTAGATAAAATAGAAGAAAAAGATGCAGTAAGTCACTGGAAGGCTAAAGGAATCGATCTTTCTAAAATATTATACAAGCCAGATATGCCAAAAAGAATAAAACCATATTGCACAGTAGCACAGGAGCATGGTTTAGATAAAATAATGGATTATAAATTAATTCAAATATCAAAGGATGCCTTAAACGAAGGAAAGAAAGTGGTTGCTAACTTTGAAATTAAGAATGTAGATAGATCTGTGGGTGCTATGCTAAGTGGTAAAGTAGCAAAGCTTTATGGTGAAAAAGGACTTTCAGAGGATACTATATGCTTGAATTTCTATGGTTCAGCAGGTCAAAGTTTTGGAGCCTTTGGAATGAAAGGTATTACACTGATGCTTGAAGGTGAAGCTAATGATTATGTTGGAAAGAGCTTATCAGGAGCTAAAATAGCCATAAAAACACCTAAAAAGGCAAGCTACAAACAGGATGAGAATGTTATAGCAGGAAATACTGTTTTATATGGAGCAACAAGTGGAAAATTATTCATAAATGGAATGGTTGGAGAACGTTTTGCAGTAAGAAACAGTGGAGCATATGCAGTAGCAGAGGGTACAGGAGATCACTGTTGTGAATACATGACTGGAGGAACTATCGTAGTTATTGGAGAAACAGGTAGAAACTTTGGAGCTGGTATGAGCGGTGGTACAGCATTTGTTCTTGATACAAAAGGTGATTTTGAAGAAAAGTGCAAGGGAGAAATGCTTGAAATTACTAATGATTATGATGCTTATGACGAGAAAGTTTTATATGGCTTAATAAAAGAACATTATGAGTACACTGATAGTGTTAAGGCTAAAGCTATATTGGATAATTGGGGCGAATACAAGAAGAAATTTAAAAAGGTTATTCCAACAGCATATAAGCTTATAATAGAAAAAGCAAAACAAAAATCTGCTGAAGTTAATATGTAAGGGGGCTTTAACATGGGAAAGGTAACCGGATTTAAAGAATACAATAGAGAGGTTTCTGCCTCTCGTCCTATAGAAGAAAGAATAAAGGATTATAAAGATGTTCATGTAAGATTAAGTAATGATAAATTAAAGGTGCAGGGTGCAAGATGTATGGAATGTGGAACTCCATTTTGTTCATGGGGATGTCCTCTTGGAAATTTAATGCCTGATTTTAATGATATGGTCTACAGGGATGAATGGAAAAAAGCTTATGAAAGAATATCATTAACAAGCAGCTTACCTGAATTTACGGGAAGAGTTTGCCCAGCTTTATGTGAAGGTTCATGTACTTTAGGAGATAATTCGGATGCTGTATCAATAAAAGAAATAGAGCTTGGAATTATTGAAGAAGCGTTTGAAAAGGGATGGGTAAAGCCTAATATTCCAAAGGTTAGAACAGGTAAAAGAGTTGCGGTTATAGGTTCAGGACCTTCAGGACTTGCAGCAGCTATTGAACTTAATTCTGTAGGACATAGTGTTGTTGTTTTTGAAAGAGCAGATAAAGTTGGAGGCCTTTTAAGATACGGTATTCCAGACTTTAAGCTTGAAAAGCATGTAATAGATAGAAGAATTGATGTTATGGAAAAGTCAGGAATACAGTTTAAGACTTCAAGTAACGTTGGCTTTAATGTAAGTACACAAGAGGTAGTGAAAGAATTTGATGTAGTTCTGCTTACAGGAGGGTCTACTATTCCTAGAGATCTTAAGGTTAAAGGAAGAGATGATTATAAGGGAGTTTATTTTGCAGTTGACTATTTAAAGCAGCAAAATATGAGAAACTCAGAAACTAAAATAGAGGAAGAAGAAATAACTGCAAAGGATAAAATTGTTGTAGTAGTAGGTGGTGGAGATACCGGTTCTGATTGTATAGGTACAGCAATAAGGCAGGGAGCTAAGGCAGTGTATCAATATGAAATAATGCCTAAGCCTCCTACTGAAAGAGACGATACTATGCCTTGGCCACTATTTCCTAGAGTGTTTAAGACAACTACATCTCATGAAGAAGGTTGTGAAAGATTATTTTGCGTATCCACTAAAGAGCTTAAGGGAAAGGACGGTAAATTAGAGTCTCTTAAGGGAGTTAAAGTTAAGTGGGAAAAAGACGAAAATGGAAGAATGTCTATGAAAGAGGTAGAAGGTTCTGAATTTGAACAAAAAGTAGATTTGATTCTTATAGCTATGGGATTTTTGCATCCACAGCATAAAGGTATAGTTGAAGATTTAAATCTAAAATTAGATCAAAGAGGAAATGTTTTTACAGATGAAAACTTTATGACAAGCCATGATAATGTTTTTGCGGCAGGTGATATGAGAAAGGGACAATCTCTTGTGGTATGGGCTATGCATGAGGGAAGAGGGGCAGCAAAGGCAATAGATGAATATCTTATGGGAGAAACATCTCTTAGAGGGTAGATAAAATAAAGGTATCAGTTTTAGTGAACTGGTACCTTTATTGTTACGTGCTCAATTGACAAGACAACCAGCATTTGATATTATAATATTACAAAGTAGAGTAAAATAGTCGGAATTAAGGAAGTGAGTTAATGAAATTATCTACTAAAGGTCGATATGGCGTTAAAGCAATGGTAGATTTAGCTATTCATTACGGCGAAGATCCAGTTTCAATAAAAAGCATATCAGAGAGACAAAAAATATCGGAATCATATTTAGAGCAGTTATTTGTTCCACTTAGAAAAGCTAATTTAATTAAAAGTATAAGAGGTTCTCAAGGTGGATATGTTTTGTCAAAAGAGCCTAAGGATATTTATATATCAAATATTTTTGATGTTCTTGAAGGTCCTATAGAGATTTCAGACTGCGTAGAGAGTGATAACTGTAATAATAGTGATTACTGTGTTACACGTCTTTTATGGGTTAAGATAAAGGAAAGTATAGATAATGTAACTAAGACCATAACATTAAAGGATATGGTGGATGATTATAATTCTATTAAAAATGAGATCAATGAGTAGTGAGTTTTCCCCTATGTTTAACAGTTGTACATGAGTTAAACATAGGGGTATTTTGTTTTTTTGTATATATTTAAGTATATTAAAAAGAAAAATATGCATAATAACCTTATGGTGATGTTATATGATTAGAAGTAAAAAATTTATCAATGCAGACGTATATTCTACAGAAGGGAAAAAAATAGGAATAGTTGATGATATTATATTAAATTTTAATTCTGGGTTTGTAATTGGTTTTAAAATTAATAAAGGAAAATTATTCAATAAGAAATGTTGTATTTCAAGAGAAAATTTAGTGAGCTTTAATTCTAAGATGATTGTAAAATTTGAAGAATATAAGGGTACCTATATAGAGTTTAATAATATAAGAAACATGGATGTTGTAAATAATGATGGAACTATTTTAGGAATGGTTGAAGAAATAATATTTGATGAAAAAAATTTTAAGATAAAAGGAATCATTGTATCAAGGGGATTTTTTGCTAATTTAGTTTCAGGTAAGAAAGTCATATTGGAAGGAAATTATATGCTCGGTAAGGAAACTTTATTTTGTTTTACTGAGGATAAAAAACTTAATTTTGTGAGATTGTTTCATTCAATTTCAATGGAAGATGATGAAGATGAAAAAAATATATAAATACATTATTTTAGTTATTGCTTTTATTTTGGCATATGTTTTAATTTATTTTTTGTTTAAAAAGGTAAAAATTTTAAGTGAGATTATGTATATTATCATAGTTTCATTTTTGATAGCTTATACAATTAAGCCTTTTCATAGATATATTGTGAGAAAGGGAGTAAGCAGTAGAAAATCAGCAGCTTTTTTACTAGGAAGCTTAACATTAGTTTGTATAGTGTTTATGTTTTTTTTAGTTCCGTCCATAGTCAAAGAAACACTTAATATTAATATAACTAAACATGAAATACAGTACTATATAGACTTCTTGAACAAGAAATTAAAGTATACACTTAAGGGAGTAGCAGGAGAAACACTTATAGTTACAATATATTCAAAATTTAATAATGAACTGAGAGAAATAGTTTCTAAATTATTTAATTTTGTTGTAAGCTTTGGAAAAAACATAGTGGATATTGCTATAGTACCTATAATAGCATATTATTTCTTAGCTGATGGAGACAATATAAGCAACAAAATACTTGTAATATTTCCGCTGAACTATAGAAAACTCGTTAAGAAAATAATGAATGATGTAGATAATGTTTTAAGTAAATATAATGTAACGCAGATAATCTTAAGTACATTTGTTGGAATTCTTACATTTATTATTCTCATAGTTTTTGATGTGGATTACCCAATAATATTATCAATTATAAATGGTTTACTTAATATAGTACCTTATTTTGGACCTATATTTGGAGCCCTTCCAGCAGTTATAATAGCATTTTTAAAATCAACTAAGGTAGGTATATATACCACAGTATGTCTATATGTAGTTCAAATAATAGAGGGTAACATAATAGCGCCTAAAATAACTAGTGATTCTATTGATATACATCCATTAATTGTAATTATATTGCTTATAGCAGGAGAAAAAATTGCTGGCTTTTGGGGAATGATACTTGCTATACCTTTGGGTGTAATAATAAAAGTGGTTTATGAGGATTTGAATTATTATCTTTTTTAAACCTATGGGCAGGAATATTTTAAGATATATGGTGTAAGTGTTTATGTAGAGACCTGTGTAATTGGAAAGTACTAAACATTTTGAGGCATAAAAGATTCTAAGGTCGAACCTATAGGGTAGGAATATTTTATGCCACATAATGTAAGTACTTATGTAGAGACCTGTGTAATTGGAAAGTACTAAACATTTTGAGGCATAAAAGATTCTAAGGTCGAACCTATAGGGTAGGAATATTTTATGCCACATAATGTAAGTACTTATGTAGAGACCTGTGTAATGCAAAAGTACTAGACATTCTGAGGCATAAAAGATTCTAAGGTCGAACCTATAAGGTAGGAATATTTTATGCCGCATAATGTAAGTACTTTATGCATTACACTACTTGACATCCATACAACTATTAATTATAATATTTATATTGGTTTATACAAAAGTGATGATAAGAATTAGTAGAATCAGAGTACATATTTAGAGAAGAAGTGGTCGGTGAAAACTTCCTATGTTATGATTTGAAGCTGTCTTTGAGCTTTTTTTAAGAGAGGCACTTTATTTTAGTGTAATTAGGGTGGTACCGCGGAATAACAGCTTTCGTCCCTTTATTTTTGGGGAAGAGGGCTTTTTTTGTTTGATAAACTATTAAACTGGAGGAGATTTGATTATGGAACACATGGGATTAAATGAAATTAGAGAAAGCTATTTAAGCTTTTTTGAGAAAAAAGGACATTTAAGACTTCCAAGTTTTTCGTTAATACCGAAGAATGATAAGAGTCTTTTACTTATAAATGCGGGTATGGCACCGCTTAAACCTTACTTTACTGGACTTCAAACTCCACCTAAAACAAGAGTTACAACATGTCAAAAATGTATAAGAACTGGAGATATTGAGAATATCGGAAAGACTTCAAGACATGGTACTTTTTTTGAGATGCTTGGAAATTTTTCTTTTGGAGACTACTTTAAAAATGAAGTAATTCCATGGGCGTTTGAATACATAACTGAGGTTCTAAAATTCCCTAAGGATAGAATATATATAACAATTTATCTTGATGATGATGAAGCATTTAAGATTTGGACTGAAAAAGCAGGTGTTGATGCAAACAGAATATTTAGATTGGGAAAAGAGGATAATTTCTGGGAGCACGGTTCAGGTCCATGTGGCCCATGTTCAGAAATGCATTTTGATAGAAGAGAAAAACCTGAACTTATAACAACCAAAGAAAAATTTATAGAGCTTCAGGATAAAGACGAAGTAATTGAATTTTGGAATTTAGTTTTCACTCAATTTGACAGAGATGATGCTGGAAACTATAATAAACTTAAAAATCCTAATATAGATACAGGTATGGGTCTTGAAAGAATTGCAACTATAATGCAAAATACAGATAGTATATTTGAAATTGATACTATAAAAGAAGTACTAAACTCTGTATGCAAAATTTGCAATGTAAAATACGGAGAGGACCATAAAAAGGATATTTCCCTTAGAATTATAACTGACCATGTAAGAAGTGTTACATTTATGATAAGTGATGGAATATTGCCATCCAATGAGGGAAGAGGATATGTACTTAGAAGATTACTTAGAAGAGCAGCTAGACATGGTAAGACTTT
The Clostridium felsineum DSM 794 DNA segment above includes these coding regions:
- a CDS encoding glutamate synthase subunit beta, which produces MGKVTGFKEYNREVSASRPIEERIKDYKDVHVRLSNDKLKVQGARCMECGTPFCSWGCPLGNLMPDFNDMVYRDEWKKAYERISLTSSLPEFTGRVCPALCEGSCTLGDNSDAVSIKEIELGIIEEAFEKGWVKPNIPKVRTGKRVAVIGSGPSGLAAAIELNSVGHSVVVFERADKVGGLLRYGIPDFKLEKHVIDRRIDVMEKSGIQFKTSSNVGFNVSTQEVVKEFDVVLLTGGSTIPRDLKVKGRDDYKGVYFAVDYLKQQNMRNSETKIEEEEITAKDKIVVVVGGGDTGSDCIGTAIRQGAKAVYQYEIMPKPPTERDDTMPWPLFPRVFKTTTSHEEGCERLFCVSTKELKGKDGKLESLKGVKVKWEKDENGRMSMKEVEGSEFEQKVDLILIAMGFLHPQHKGIVEDLNLKLDQRGNVFTDENFMTSHDNVFAAGDMRKGQSLVVWAMHEGRGAAKAIDEYLMGETSLRG
- a CDS encoding RrF2 family transcriptional regulator yields the protein MKLSTKGRYGVKAMVDLAIHYGEDPVSIKSISERQKISESYLEQLFVPLRKANLIKSIRGSQGGYVLSKEPKDIYISNIFDVLEGPIEISDCVESDNCNNSDYCVTRLLWVKIKESIDNVTKTITLKDMVDDYNSIKNEINE
- a CDS encoding PRC-barrel domain-containing protein; translation: MIRSKKFINADVYSTEGKKIGIVDDIILNFNSGFVIGFKINKGKLFNKKCCISRENLVSFNSKMIVKFEEYKGTYIEFNNIRNMDVVNNDGTILGMVEEIIFDEKNFKIKGIIVSRGFFANLVSGKKVILEGNYMLGKETLFCFTEDKKLNFVRLFHSISMEDDEDEKNI
- a CDS encoding AI-2E family transporter, whose protein sequence is MKKIYKYIILVIAFILAYVLIYFLFKKVKILSEIMYIIIVSFLIAYTIKPFHRYIVRKGVSSRKSAAFLLGSLTLVCIVFMFFLVPSIVKETLNINITKHEIQYYIDFLNKKLKYTLKGVAGETLIVTIYSKFNNELREIVSKLFNFVVSFGKNIVDIAIVPIIAYYFLADGDNISNKILVIFPLNYRKLVKKIMNDVDNVLSKYNVTQIILSTFVGILTFIILIVFDVDYPIILSIINGLLNIVPYFGPIFGALPAVIIAFLKSTKVGIYTTVCLYVVQIIEGNIIAPKITSDSIDIHPLIVIILLIAGEKIAGFWGMILAIPLGVIIKVVYEDLNYYLF